CCTGTAATTCCAAATGGGACAGTAGCAGAATGGTTCGCTGGGGAAGCCAAAGTCGAAAGAGAGGAGGGTGAACTTTCTCCAACAggagattttgaagaagataattatGCAGTTCATGGAGAGAATGACATGGAGGCTCTCAGCAAAAGTAAGGAGAATGATGCAACTGCAGATGATGCAAGTGCTCCAAGATCATCAGATGGTAGCGGAAACACATCTCACAACGGTGATGTTTCTGGAACTGACTCTGGTGATGGTGAAGATTGTTATCGCGAAGATGATATAGACCATAATAAGGTAGAAAGTGAAGGTGAGGCTGAAGAAGGTATGTCTGATGGCCATGATGATACTGAAGGAGATATGCCTGTGTTGTCCATCTCAGTAAAAAACCTGCTACATGTGAAACCTCTTGCAAAGTATGTCCCTCCAGCTTTGTACGATAAGGACAACGATGATTCTCGGAAGAACTCACAAGTCTTTTATGGGAATGATTCTTTTTATGTTCTATTCAGGCTTCATCAGGTAAACATATCATTCTTGAATCTGCAAATCAATGACGCTGGAATCTTTCTGGAGGCTAACTTTTTGTGGTTACTCTGTATACAGATTTTGTATGACAGAATATTATCAGCAAAAATCAATTCATCATCTCCAGATAGAAAGTGGAAGACCTCAAATCCAACAAACCCCGCTGATTCGTACGCCAGGTGACTTTCCTTTGCGGTTCTTTATACCAATTACCACAGGACGCATCTATATGTGTTGTTGCTTATACATCGAGTTTCTGTATTGGAACAGAATCATGGATGCTCTCTACAATTTGCTCGATGGCACATCCGATAATTCAAAGTTCGAAGATGATTGCCGAGCAATTATCGGGACCCAGTCATATGTTCTCTTCACATTAGACAAACTGATCTATAAGCTCATCAAGCATGTAggttttcttttgatgttttgttaccttctttatctctttagtCGTCACATATGATCCAACTGACCAATGTGATCCTCCAGCTCCAAGCAGTAGCAGCTGATGAGATGGACAACAAATTACAACAGCTTTATGCTTATGAGAAATCCAGAAAGCCTGAGAAGTTTCTGGATGCTGTTTATTACGAAAATGCTCTTGTGCTTCTTCCCGATGAGGATATATACCGCATTGAATGTGTAAGAATTATTTACTAGAGCACAGTTTTGGACCAAGCAAGCTCAAGGAAACTTCTTAATATATGTATCTTTGTGCTTTTATTCTGCAGGAACAATCGACACCAAGCAAACTCTCTATTCAGCTTCTGGACTATGGACATGATAAGCCTGATGTGACATCCATATCCATGGACCCAACTTTTGCAGCTTACCTCCACAATGTATTCCTTTCTTATCAACCTAATGCGAAAGAGAATCCTCGAATCTATTTGAAACGGTAAAGTCAAGAAAATTAACTAAAGGCTATCCCATCCTTTTAAAGATAAAGGGGCACTAATCAGATACTATTTTCCTTTCAGGAATAAGCGTAAAAATGGTGGTGACGATGAACTCTGCACCACGGATGAAGTTAAGATTATTAATGGTTTGGAATGTAAGATAACCTGCAGTTCTTCAAAGGTACAGTGCCTTTTTTCCTGCTTACACCACTATGCGTTTCCATGATAAGGACTTTAAGCTcgtctttttaaaaagaattgtCTGGTGTTTCCTTCAGGTCTCCTATGTATTAGACACCGAGGATGTGTTGCATCGTGCTAAGAGGAGGAAACTTTTAAACCAAAGCGGTTTACCCCTCGCACATGATTCTGTTTGCAGTGGTTCTTTAATTAGGCAAAGGAGAACACAAAGATATCAAAAACTTCTCACCGGTCAATGACATCTGTCACTTACTACCAGAAAACGCTCGGGAATAGAGCAACTTCGCACTTTTTGAGAGATAAAAGGTTGCCATACTCAGCATTGAGCTTTgtcagaagagaagaaatgtaAGATGGCTCTTACTTCTGTTACTGCCTCTGGTCCCTGTTGTATTCtcacagaaaataaaaagggagGGAGGGGGAAAATCGAAGGAATACTAAACGGATTAACTGCCCAAGCCTTGAAGTCTTGTTTCCCATTGTGTATATAAGCATTTTGTATGTTGtaacattaattaaaatttcttctttgttgctCCTATTCTTTCCAACATTAATCATCTGAATGAAAAATTTGTTCTTGTATCCCCAATTCTTACATATGCACTTCTTGCACATCCCAGgctcttgtgttttttttgccAATGGGTCTCACTAAAGACAGAGCTAATGTGGGGTTCACTTTAACCGGCAAGCTCACTAATTGGTGGACGGTCCATGATATCTGCTGCAGCTGCTGCACTACGTTGCAGGACTGGGTCAATATCAGGCAACTTAGGAATCTGAGCTAAGAGATCAATTGTGCGTCGTAACAGGCGAGCAAGATCGCCTTCGTCCATTGCACATTCCATCATCATTTCTTTCCAACTTAATCCAGAAGCCCAAGCTTCAACCATACCAGAGAACTGAACGTCCAGACAACATGGAATCATAACCTCGTGCTTCTCTTGAAGCTTTATAAGAGAGCTTCTTTGGTCTTCTAAGAAATTGACCATGTCTACTACTGTATCAGATGGCTCGTAAATATAGTTGTTGTCTCTCCAAGGTCGAACTTTTATGCCTTCTGAAACTAAACTTGCACATACACCAGCTAGTTGAGGAGGCTTGAGATCCACCAGGGCTTTGTTCCGCAACACCATTGCAAGCCAAAGCTCGTTTTCTCCTCGGATTGCAGCAGCTGTTTCTCCCAGAGGAAATATCAAGTGTGTATTAATGTCCAATGCTCTGCTTTCGTGAATCACGTTGCTTATGCGCATGAAATCTTTCCAACCAGACGGTTCAATCTGCTCTAAACGGTTTATAAGGCGTCTCGATCTCGCCTTGAGCCGTTTCATCTTCTCAACCGTCAAGTTAGCATTCTCTagaattttcttatattctcTGAACCCTTCTGACCGggacatcttcttcttcaaacgcGAAATTTTGCTCCTTTGTTCCTTGTATTTTTGCGCCGCGTTATCATACTCTTCGGACATATGTAACACCTCATCTTCGTCAGAAAGGCTGCTTAGGACAGGTACGTTTAAACTCCAGGACCATGTCTCTAGAGATCCTTCCAATCTCCACAAACTTCCAAGTTCAGATTCAGCTAGTTTATCCCACTGCATATCTGCTTTATCCAGGAGATTCTTCATGATTTCTCGAGGCAAAGCATCTCCAAGCGCTAGAGCAATGTTAGGGAAACCAGTTCTGTAGACAGTCCTAACCCACTTCTCAGTAAAGAGATACCATGAGTTATCAGAGCCAAGGGCCACATAGTAAGACGGTTTAACATTAGGCTTTCCAGGTTCATCAGCCGCCAGCTCATCCTCGATTAAGTTTAACGCAAAAGACTCATCCAAAGACATCATCTTCTGAAGTTTGGAACCCTGAAATGAATCAATATGCCCCAAGTAAACAGCAGGGACTGACTGCTCCCTCCCTTCAGAATCCTTGAActccaaacaaataaatggtAAGTTCCCCTCTTCCATCCCTTTTAAGAGCGGTTTTAGAGCTAAGAACCTTTCGAGTTCCATTCTTCTTCGTTGTTCAGCACGCTTGCGTTTCTCTTCCCGTAGCTCTTCTTTAAGTACAGTGATCTCCTTGTAATCCCTCGCTGAAAGAAGTTTCCTACTCTTCTTATCTATTGCTTCATCACTTATTTCAGATGACAGAATCTCGATCTTATTGTCGATTTCAGCAAGTTCCTGCTTCGCAGCAACCGTCACATTGCTGCTCACATAGTTTCCAAAACTCTTCTCAACTAATTTCTTGGCTTCTTCCAGACTTCTCCCTGCTTGTAAGACTTTCCCGGCCTCAGTTCCACTTGATTTACGAGTAACTTTTGAACCAGCTACCAGATTCAGTACCATGCCATATGAAGCAGTAAATTGTGACACGAGAGGTTTAACTCCAGCAAAGACAAGTTTGCAGCACTCTTCAGCGCCTTCAAAAGCAGTCTGAACCAGCACAGTGTAGCCCTTTTCATCGATGCCTCTGCGTCCAGCACGCCCAGCCATCTGGTACAATTCGTTAGGACCCAACTCTATTCGTTCATTACCAGCCTTTTTTGAAAGAGACGAGATAACAGCCGTTCTAGCCGGCATGTTTATTCCAGCAGCAAGTGTCTCAGTAGCAAAGACAACCTTAACAAGTCCTCGCTGAAAAAGTTCCTCAATGAAAGATTTCCAAAGAGGTAGACAACCTGCATGATGAGCAGCAATTCCCCTAAGCAGTCCTTTCTCTGCACTCTCTCTCACTGCATCTGGATAAAGAACGCGAAACTTCTTCAAGGCCAACTCAACCTCACTCTTCTCGCAATCATCTAAAAGctgaaaattttcaacatACTGTACAGCTGCATCACATCCTCTACGGTTAAAAATGAACCATATCGCTGGTAACATATTTTTCCCCTGGAGATGCCATAATGTGTCGCTAATTTGAGGTACCTAGAAATCAAAACTCAGCAGTCATTAAATTATCATGAGAAGttaaaaatcatattcaaatatataagaaacgaCAAATGCCTAGTTTGTTAGGGTTGTTAGAAAGCATAATGTAAGACCTGTGATCGACGAATCTTGTTTATCTCATTCTTTGAAAGAGGATAATCAGTTACGTTCACAAGGTTGTTGTAGCTGGTATCACCTCCTCGTTTCTTTGACCTCCTTTTCCTATAcccgtcatcatcatcacggAATCTAGCTTCTGAGGCAGACAGTTGCAAATAATTGAGAGAAAGCTTCCTGCTCCAATTAAAAAGCATCCTCCAATTATtatcaaagagaaagattttacaataaatgtTGGTGATAAAAGTACAGATTTGAACCAGTTACCTATTCACGTTTATCCCTTTCTCATCAAGCAGAGGTAATAAAGAATGTTTTGTTGAAAAGTACCAAGTTAATGGAACTGGGCGTCTTGTCGATGTTACCAACTCAGTTTTACCATGTATCTGAGAACAAAACACGAAAGCATCTTAAATAACCGTGTATTAGTACAAGATTACTAGAAATTGAGATACTTCATCagcaaaacaatatataagtTGCTTAACAATAGAAGATAAATGAGACGATGAACAAGGCACTACGTACATTGTTATAACTCCTTATGATATGAACACGATAAAGAAAAGCTATTCCTATAGGAAAAATGTCCACAGACTCACCTCACCAATCCAACCAGCTAATTCATCCGGATTTGCAACTGTAGCTGATAGGCATATAAGTTGAACCTCCTTTGGACAATAAATGACCTGATCGTATTTGAAACACAGAAACCAACTTAGAAACACTCAACAGATAAAGCCTTTggaggaaagaagagaaacagtgggaaaaaaaactcactatCTCTTCCCACACAGTTCCCCTAGATATATCACTTAAATAGTGAACCTCATCCAAAACAATGGCATCAACATGAAAAAGTCCAGTTCCTGAAGAAGCCATTCCAACACTAAAAAAGATTTCAACACAAAAATTGAGGTTAAAAAGAAGCTCCTGAGCAAACCATATAAAATACACACAGAGAGAGCTGCAGTTGCAAAATACCTTTGATACAACATGTTACGGAGAATCTCTGTAGTCATAATCACAATCTGAGCATCTTTGTTAATAGCAGAGTCACCTGTGAGTAGACCAACATTATCATCCCCAAATGTCTCCCTAAACTCACGAAACTTCTGATTAGAGAGTGCTTTAAGAGGTGTAGTGTAGAACAACCGGCGACCTTTAGCCACCGTGGAAACAGCAGCAGCTTCAGCAATCAAAGTCTTGCCACTACTAGTCGGAGCAGAAACCACAACAGAAGAACCTCTAAGAAAAGCTTCAATAGCCAATCTCTGAAACTTGTCGATTCGAAAATCGTAGATTGAAATGAGTTCATCGATATCAATCATCTCAACACCAAAATCTCTAACAAGACTACGAAGCTTCTCCACTCTCTGCCACCGGAACTCCACTCGTTCCCGAGCTGATTCCGTCGGCAAATCCACGGAGAATTCGGTTTCTtcatcgtcgtcgtcgtcatcGCTATTCCGAATTTCATCGGAGATATTGTCGTATTCGTCAGCAgcttcgtcatcatcatcttcgtcttcttcttcttcttcttcgtcgtcttcttcctcgtaGAGCTGAGACTGAGACGGTGAAAGAGAATTTAAGGTGGATTTGAAGGAGAGGTGGTTTGGATTGAGGATAAGGGATTTGGTGAAGGAGAAGTTTGGGGAATGAGAGAGAGAACGGTGcagagaaggaaaatggaagaatttgaaggaagaagaagctgtgaGAGAGACGACGGGAAGAGTGTTCATGTTTTCAGGGCATttcaagatttgatttttttttggcttttggaTATTACACccaattaattattattttctcagataaatgaatatttttttgtctgatGTAAAAACGGATTATTTTCTACGAAAAGTTCCTATTGACCCGCTTGATGTCACTTACGTACACAATATATTTCGAAGAATGCCcgttttaatattattaactaagcgaataacaaagaaaaaattaatattttttttttcttatcggtgctaataaaaaaatagataattgCACATCTGCAGAGAAAGCCAAATCCCACTACTATAAGTGTTAACTACGTATTCATAGATTGTTATTCGGATTATTGTTAGTTTTGATAGTCTAATGACAAGCTTTATTACTGATTAAAAGATGGTTTTCAAGACAGACTAAcaaccaagaaaacaaagacaactTAAACTGAAACAACTTATTTTTGGGTTGCGGCTGCGGATACAAATTTGGCTTGGCCATTCACGTGATCCCAAACTCTGAAGACTCTTAAAGAGTGATGAGATCGACATACAAAGAGGTGATATAATCTTTGATCTTCTCTCCAGCGAAGGTGTACCCATCTCCATACTTATAGCACACATCTGCTAAGCGTCCGTAATTCAAAACAGGCCTTAGAATATGAAGCGGTATAAATTTGGCTGCCTTCAAGAACTCTTCGTTCATGACCTTAGACATG
This sequence is a window from Arabidopsis thaliana chromosome 1 sequence. Protein-coding genes within it:
- the EMB25 gene encoding DEAD/DEAH box helicase (EMBRYO DEFECTIVE 25 (EMB25); FUNCTIONS IN: RNA helicase activity, ATP-dependent helicase activity; INVOLVED IN: posttranscriptional gene silencing, plasmodesmata-mediated intercellular transport, embryo development ending in seed dormancy; LOCATED IN: stress granule, chloroplast stroma, chloroplast; EXPRESSED IN: 21 plant structures; EXPRESSED DURING: 13 growth stages; CONTAINS InterPro DOMAIN/s: DNA/RNA helicase, DEAD/DEAH box type, N-terminal (InterPro:IPR011545), DSH, C-terminal (InterPro:IPR012961), DEAD-like helicase, N-terminal (InterPro:IPR014001), DNA/RNA helicase, C-terminal (InterPro:IPR001650), Helicase, superfamily 1/2, ATP-binding domain (InterPro:IPR014021); BEST Arabidopsis thaliana protein match is: RNA helicase, ATP-dependent, SK12/DOB1 protein (TAIR:AT3G46960.1); Has 21396 Blast hits to 12786 proteins in 1473 species: Archae - 1027; Bacteria - 4600; Metazoa - 5457; Fungi - 2724; Plants - 1158; Viruses - 307; Other Eukaryotes - 6123 (source: NCBI BLink).), whose amino-acid sequence is MNTLPVVSLTASSSFKFFHFPSLHRSLSHSPNFSFTKSLILNPNHLSFKSTLNSLSPSQSQLYEEEDDEEEEEEDEDDDDEAADEYDNISDEIRNSDDDDDDEETEFSVDLPTESARERVEFRWQRVEKLRSLVRDFGVEMIDIDELISIYDFRIDKFQRLAIEAFLRGSSVVVSAPTSSGKTLIAEAAAVSTVAKGRRLFYTTPLKALSNQKFREFRETFGDDNVGLLTGDSAINKDAQIVIMTTEILRNMLYQSVGMASSGTGLFHVDAIVLDEVHYLSDISRGTVWEEIVIYCPKEVQLICLSATVANPDELAGWIGEIHGKTELVTSTRRPVPLTWYFSTKHSLLPLLDEKGINVNRKLSLNYLQLSASEARFRDDDDGYRKRRSKKRGGDTSYNNLVNVTDYPLSKNEINKIRRSQVPQISDTLWHLQGKNMLPAIWFIFNRRGCDAAVQYVENFQLLDDCEKSEVELALKKFRVLYPDAVRESAEKGLLRGIAAHHAGCLPLWKSFIEELFQRGLVKVVFATETLAAGINMPARTAVISSLSKKAGNERIELGPNELYQMAGRAGRRGIDEKGYTVLVQTAFEGAEECCKLVFAGVKPLVSQFTASYGMVLNLVAGSKVTRKSSGTEAGKVLQAGRSLEEAKKLVEKSFGNYVSSNVTVAAKQELAEIDNKIEILSSEISDEAIDKKSRKLLSARDYKEITVLKEELREEKRKRAEQRRRMELERFLALKPLLKGMEEGNLPFICLEFKDSEGREQSVPAVYLGHIDSFQGSKLQKMMSLDESFALNLIEDELAADEPGKPNVKPSYYVALGSDNSWYLFTEKWVRTVYRTGFPNIALALGDALPREIMKNLLDKADMQWDKLAESELGSLWRLEGSLETWSWSLNVPVLSSLSDEDEVLHMSEEYDNAAQKYKEQRSKISRLKKKMSRSEGFREYKKILENANLTVEKMKRLKARSRRLINRLEQIEPSGWKDFMRISNVIHESRALDINTHLIFPLGETAAAIRGENELWLAMVLRNKALVDLKPPQLAGVCASLVSEGIKVRPWRDNNYIYEPSDTVVDMVNFLEDQRSSLIKLQEKHEVMIPCCLDVQFSGMVEAWASGLSWKEMMMECAMDEGDLARLLRRTIDLLAQIPKLPDIDPVLQRSAAAAADIMDRPPISELAG